A stretch of Gopherus evgoodei ecotype Sinaloan lineage chromosome 12, rGopEvg1_v1.p, whole genome shotgun sequence DNA encodes these proteins:
- the NDRG4 gene encoding protein NDRG4 isoform X3 yields MAGLHELRFTEEKPLLRGQDTELEHSDTFLSAVDTDWKEHDIETPYGLLHVVIRGSPKGNRPAILTYHDVGLNHKLCFNTFFNFEDMQEITKHFVVCHVDAPGQQAGASQFPQGYQFPSMDQLAAMLPSVVQHFGFKYVIGIGVGAGAYVLAKFALIFPDLVEGLVLMNIDPNGKGWIDWAATKLSGLTSSLPDTVLSHLFSQEELVSNTELVQSYRQQIGSVVNQYNLQLFWNMYNSRRDLDINRPGTVPNAKTLRCPVMLVVGDNAPAEDGVVECNSKLDPINTTFLKMADSGGLPQVTQPGKLTEAFKYFLQGMGYSKCSALSQHDPAGPLPHCLPHQRQLGGWQPPPGLHPLGKQRGHGADQPHHGGIVLRFLVPPPSPPPPLPPPLETFSIVLH; encoded by the exons GAGCATGATATCGAGACCCCATACGGGCTGCTGCATGTGGTCATTCGGGGGTCCCCAAAGGGAAATCGCCCAGCCATCCTGACCTACCATGATGTTGGACTCAACC ACAAGCTGTGCTTCAACACCTTCTTCAACTTCGAGGACATGCAGGAGATCACCAAGCACTTTGTGGTGTGTCACGTGGATGCACCAGGGCAGCAGGCTGGAGCGTCGCAGTTCCCGCAGGG GTACCAGTTTCCATCCATGGACCAGTTGGCTGCCATGCTTCCTAGTGTGGTCCAGCATTTCGG GTTCAAGTACGTGATTGGAATCGGCGTGGGAGCAGGAGCCTATGTCCTGGCCAAGTTTGCT CTGATCTTCCCAGATCTGGTGGAAGGGCTTGTCCTGATGAACATCGACCCCAACGGCAAAGGCTGGATTGACTGGGCAGCCACCAAG CTTTCTGGCCTGACCAGTTCTTTGCCTGACACCGTGTTATCTCACCTGTTCAGCCAG GAAGAGTTGGTGAGCAACACGGAGTTGGTGCAGAGCTATCGGCAGCAGATCGGGAGTGTCGTGAACCAATACAACTTGCAGCTGTTCTGGAACATGTACAACAG ccGCAGAGACCTGGACATTAACCGGCCTGGGACTGTCCCCAATGCGAAAACGCTTCG CTGCCCCGTCATGCTGGTGGTGGGGGACAATGCGCCTGCCGAAGATGGGGTG GTGGAGTGTAACTCCAAGCTGGATCCAATCAACACCACATTCTTGAAG ATGGCCGACTCTGGGGGGCTCCCACAAGTCACACAG CCTGGAAAACTGACCGAAGCCTTTAAGTACTTCCTGCAAGGGATGGGTTACAGTAAGTGCAG TGCCCTCAGCCAGCATGACCCGGCTGGCCCGCTCCCGCACTGCCTCCCTCACCAGCGCCAGCTCGGTGGATGGCAGCCGCCCCCGGGCCTGCACCCACTCGGAAAGCAGCGAGGCCATGGGGCAGATCAACCACACCATGGAGGTATCGTGCTGAGGTTTTTGGTCCCTCCgccgtctcctcctcctcctcttcctcctccactggagacATTTAGCATCGTTCTGCATTGA
- the NDRG4 gene encoding protein NDRG4 isoform X5 gives MPECWDGEHDIETPYGLLHVVIRGSPKGNRPAILTYHDVGLNHKLCFNTFFNFEDMQEITKHFVVCHVDAPGQQAGASQFPQGYQFPSMDQLAAMLPSVVQHFGFKYVIGIGVGAGAYVLAKFALIFPDLVEGLVLMNIDPNGKGWIDWAATKLSGLTSSLPDTVLSHLFSQEELVSNTELVQSYRQQIGSVVNQYNLQLFWNMYNSRRDLDINRPGTVPNAKTLRCPVMLVVGDNAPAEDGVVECNSKLDPINTTFLKMADSGGLPQVTQPGKLTEAFKYFLQGMGYSKCSALSQHDPAGPLPHCLPHQRQLGGWQPPPGLHPLGKQRGHGADQPHHGGIVLRFLVPPPSPPPPLPPPLETFSIVLH, from the exons GAGCATGATATCGAGACCCCATACGGGCTGCTGCATGTGGTCATTCGGGGGTCCCCAAAGGGAAATCGCCCAGCCATCCTGACCTACCATGATGTTGGACTCAACC ACAAGCTGTGCTTCAACACCTTCTTCAACTTCGAGGACATGCAGGAGATCACCAAGCACTTTGTGGTGTGTCACGTGGATGCACCAGGGCAGCAGGCTGGAGCGTCGCAGTTCCCGCAGGG GTACCAGTTTCCATCCATGGACCAGTTGGCTGCCATGCTTCCTAGTGTGGTCCAGCATTTCGG GTTCAAGTACGTGATTGGAATCGGCGTGGGAGCAGGAGCCTATGTCCTGGCCAAGTTTGCT CTGATCTTCCCAGATCTGGTGGAAGGGCTTGTCCTGATGAACATCGACCCCAACGGCAAAGGCTGGATTGACTGGGCAGCCACCAAG CTTTCTGGCCTGACCAGTTCTTTGCCTGACACCGTGTTATCTCACCTGTTCAGCCAG GAAGAGTTGGTGAGCAACACGGAGTTGGTGCAGAGCTATCGGCAGCAGATCGGGAGTGTCGTGAACCAATACAACTTGCAGCTGTTCTGGAACATGTACAACAG ccGCAGAGACCTGGACATTAACCGGCCTGGGACTGTCCCCAATGCGAAAACGCTTCG CTGCCCCGTCATGCTGGTGGTGGGGGACAATGCGCCTGCCGAAGATGGGGTG GTGGAGTGTAACTCCAAGCTGGATCCAATCAACACCACATTCTTGAAG ATGGCCGACTCTGGGGGGCTCCCACAAGTCACACAG CCTGGAAAACTGACCGAAGCCTTTAAGTACTTCCTGCAAGGGATGGGTTACAGTAAGTGCAG TGCCCTCAGCCAGCATGACCCGGCTGGCCCGCTCCCGCACTGCCTCCCTCACCAGCGCCAGCTCGGTGGATGGCAGCCGCCCCCGGGCCTGCACCCACTCGGAAAGCAGCGAGGCCATGGGGCAGATCAACCACACCATGGAGGTATCGTGCTGAGGTTTTTGGTCCCTCCgccgtctcctcctcctcctcttcctcctccactggagacATTTAGCATCGTTCTGCATTGA